A region of Neovison vison isolate M4711 chromosome 7, ASM_NN_V1, whole genome shotgun sequence DNA encodes the following proteins:
- the LOC122912246 gene encoding caspase recruitment domain-containing protein 16-like isoform X3, whose amino-acid sequence MADKILKDRRRLFVSSVSPGTLSSLLDELLDKKVLNQEEMERVRCENATTMDKARALIDSIIRKGPQACQILIAFICAEDSFLAEKLELSAMASAT is encoded by the exons ACAAGATCCTGAAGGACAGACGGAGGCTGTTTGTCAGCTCAGTGAGCCCCGGGACCCTCAGCAGCTTGCTGGATGAGCTCTTAGACAAAAAAGTGCTAAACcaggaggagatggagagagtgaGATGCGAAAACGCTACCACGATGGACAAGGCCCGGGCTCTGATCGACTCCATCATTCGGAAAGGGCCACAGGCCTGCCAGATTCTTATTGCTTTTATTTGCGCAGAGGATTCTTTCCTCGCAGAGAAGCTGGAGCTCTCAG CTATGGCTTCTGCTACCTAG